The bacterium genome includes a window with the following:
- a CDS encoding ParA family protein, protein MIIAITNQKGGVGKTTTAINLSAALAQKGRRTLLVDLDPQANASISYLDLTDVTKSMYDVLTDTGTPISDIAMPTKLPNLTVAPGRLSLAKVEPALAGTLDAHFRLKDKLAACEDDFDCVVIDTPPTLGMLTVNAMVASTHLLVPIQSSFYALEGTDDLLETYERIRVRANPDLQFLGVVITIHDRRTVLARDIEQQIMDVFGEKVFETRISKNIRLEESPAYKESIFTFAPASRGAEEYYRLSEEVLQRA, encoded by the coding sequence ATGATCATCGCCATCACCAACCAGAAGGGCGGTGTGGGGAAGACCACCACCGCGATCAACCTGTCCGCCGCCTTGGCGCAAAAGGGACGGCGGACTCTGCTGGTCGATCTCGACCCGCAGGCCAACGCCAGCATTTCGTACCTCGACCTCACCGACGTGACGAAGTCGATGTACGACGTGCTCACCGACACCGGCACGCCGATCTCCGACATCGCCATGCCGACCAAGCTCCCGAACTTGACCGTCGCGCCGGGCCGGCTTTCCCTGGCCAAGGTCGAGCCGGCCTTGGCCGGGACGCTCGACGCGCACTTCCGCCTCAAGGACAAGCTCGCGGCCTGCGAGGACGACTTCGACTGCGTGGTCATCGACACGCCGCCGACGCTCGGGATGCTGACCGTCAACGCGATGGTCGCCTCGACGCATCTGCTGGTGCCGATCCAGTCGTCGTTCTACGCCCTCGAAGGAACGGACGACCTGCTCGAGACGTACGAGCGGATCCGTGTCCGGGCCAACCCGGACCTCCAGTTCCTCGGCGTCGTGATCACCATCCACGACCGCCGGACGGTGCTCGCGCGGGACATCGAGCAGCAGATCATGGACGTTTTCGGCGAGAAGGTTTTCGAGACGCGGATCAGCAAGAACATCCGCCTCGAGGAGTCCCCGGCGTACAAGGAGTCGATCTTCACCTTCGCCCCGGCCTCGCGCGGGGCGGAGGAGTACTACCGCCTCTCCGAGGAGGTTCTCCAACGTGCCTAA
- a CDS encoding segregation/condensation protein A, giving the protein MSDTPLIDQALLEDGEQPPRRGALEVTLPQFEGPIDLLLHLVRSQDMDILDIPILVVVRQYNEFLDRMRELDLEVASEYLVMAATLAHIKSRMMLPPEPGEEGQAAEDPRAELTRQLLEYEKFRKAAESLAALESGRDLVFTRPGPPPADLAGEFMIKADLTDLVGAFERVVRQLEAEDRVEIIRRDDFKIQDMMQRILAKLTEGAVLSFRAVTSVCRTKIERIVLFLALLELVRVGAVVAYQAAPREDIRVEPGRPQAEESVGEAPEAGGADDEAKDGAAEEGPRAGAADDAPPTEVSE; this is encoded by the coding sequence ATGTCCGACACGCCCCTCATCGATCAAGCCCTGCTCGAAGACGGCGAGCAGCCCCCGCGCCGCGGCGCGCTGGAGGTGACGTTGCCGCAGTTCGAGGGGCCGATCGACCTGCTCCTGCACCTCGTCCGCTCGCAGGACATGGACATCCTCGACATCCCGATCCTCGTCGTCGTGCGGCAGTACAACGAGTTCCTCGACCGGATGCGGGAACTGGACCTCGAGGTCGCCTCCGAGTACCTCGTGATGGCGGCGACGCTGGCCCACATCAAGTCGCGGATGATGCTTCCGCCCGAGCCGGGGGAGGAAGGGCAGGCGGCGGAGGATCCGCGCGCCGAGCTCACGCGCCAGCTGCTCGAGTACGAGAAGTTCCGCAAGGCGGCCGAGTCGCTCGCGGCGCTCGAGTCGGGGCGCGACCTCGTCTTCACCCGTCCGGGGCCGCCGCCGGCGGACCTCGCCGGCGAGTTCATGATCAAGGCCGACCTCACCGACCTGGTCGGGGCGTTCGAGCGGGTCGTGCGGCAGCTCGAGGCGGAGGACCGCGTCGAGATCATCCGGCGCGACGACTTCAAGATTCAGGACATGATGCAGCGGATCCTCGCCAAGCTGACCGAAGGGGCGGTCCTCTCGTTCCGCGCCGTGACGTCGGTCTGCCGCACGAAGATCGAGCGGATCGTGCTCTTCCTCGCGCTGCTGGAACTGGTCCGCGTCGGCGCGGTCGTCGCCTATCAGGCGGCGCCGCGCGAGGACATCCGCGTCGAGCCGGGCCGGCCGCAGGCCGAGGAGTCGGTCGGCGAGGCGCCGGAGGCGGGCGGGGCGGACGACGAAGCGAAGGACGGAGCGGCCGAAGAGGGTCCGCGCGCAGGCGCGGCCGACGACGCGCCCCCCACGGAGGTTTCGGAATGA
- a CDS encoding rRNA pseudouridine synthase gives MAEERLQKILARAGVASRRAAEQMMLEGRVVVNGQVANEPGMKADPERDHIRVDGKMILNPQGGPRLYYLAFKPREMITSLSDPEGRPTIVDLLKRRGIKARVYPVGRLDWDADGLLILTNDGELANLVMHPKMHLPKLYRVKVKGAPGPRELDKVRRGVTIEPGVRTLPAEVVVEESSEESTWLRVTLVEGRQNQIKRMFERVGHPVRRIRRLAIGPLRLGKMRVGDVRPMTPAEQDKLRRALAGAPAPLPPRRPFDRRARVDDAEGSGRRSRGAKGRPSRRRPS, from the coding sequence GTGGCTGAAGAACGTCTGCAGAAGATCCTCGCCCGCGCCGGCGTCGCCTCGCGGCGCGCCGCCGAGCAGATGATGCTCGAGGGGCGCGTCGTCGTGAACGGCCAGGTGGCCAACGAGCCGGGGATGAAGGCCGATCCGGAGCGGGACCACATCCGCGTGGACGGCAAGATGATCCTCAACCCGCAGGGCGGGCCGCGGCTCTACTACCTCGCCTTCAAGCCGCGCGAGATGATCACCTCGCTCTCCGATCCGGAAGGGCGGCCCACGATCGTCGACCTGCTGAAGCGCCGCGGGATCAAGGCCCGCGTCTACCCGGTGGGACGCCTCGACTGGGACGCCGACGGCCTGCTTATCCTGACGAACGACGGCGAGCTCGCCAATCTGGTGATGCACCCCAAGATGCACCTTCCGAAGCTCTACCGCGTGAAGGTCAAGGGCGCGCCGGGGCCGCGGGAGCTCGACAAGGTGCGCCGCGGCGTGACGATCGAGCCGGGGGTCCGCACGCTGCCGGCGGAGGTCGTCGTCGAGGAGTCGTCGGAGGAGTCGACGTGGCTCCGCGTGACGCTCGTCGAAGGGCGGCAGAACCAGATCAAGCGGATGTTCGAGCGCGTCGGCCATCCGGTGCGCCGGATCCGCCGCCTGGCCATCGGCCCGCTGCGGCTCGGCAAGATGCGGGTCGGCGACGTCCGGCCGATGACGCCGGCGGAGCAGGACAAGCTGCGCCGCGCGCTCGCCGGCGCCCCCGCGCCGCTGCCGCCGCGCCGGCCCTTCGACCGGAGGGCGCGCGTGGACGACGCCGAGGGTTCGGGCAGGCGTTCCCGCGGCGCGAAGGGACGGCCGTCGCGGCGCCGCCCTTCTTGA
- a CDS encoding integration host factor subunit beta codes for MTKAELVERVAHAAALSRADAEQAVQTVLDSVVDALRRGEKIELRGFGSFRLRARRPRLGRNPKTGTKVDVPGKAIPYFKPGKELRDQLNPPEAAAPAEIDGGFGGRAARP; via the coding sequence ATGACCAAGGCCGAACTGGTGGAGAGGGTCGCCCACGCGGCGGCCCTCTCCCGGGCCGACGCCGAACAGGCGGTCCAGACCGTGCTCGACTCGGTCGTGGACGCGCTGCGGCGGGGCGAGAAGATCGAGCTGCGCGGGTTCGGGTCGTTCCGGCTCCGCGCGCGCCGGCCGCGCCTCGGAAGGAACCCGAAGACGGGGACCAAAGTGGACGTGCCGGGCAAGGCGATTCCGTACTTCAAGCCGGGCAAGGAGCTGCGCGACCAGCTCAATCCGCCCGAAGCGGCCGCGCCCGCCGAGATCGACGGCGGCTTCGGCGGCCGCGCCGCAAGGCCGTGA
- a CDS encoding HIT domain-containing protein has translation MRQLFAPWRHAWVTSAEARGEDADGGECLFCRVWRDASADEPNLVVARGERTVVLLNRYPYNGGHLLVAPSRHCGALETLAPAARAEMIELAAAGLEILRGLYHPDGFNMGINQGRAAGAGIPDHVHFHVVPRWNGDTNFMTTVGEGRVVSQDLSQVRAEVAAGFAARTSR, from the coding sequence GTGAGGCAACTCTTCGCCCCTTGGCGCCACGCCTGGGTGACCAGCGCGGAGGCGCGCGGCGAGGACGCCGACGGCGGCGAGTGTCTCTTCTGCCGCGTCTGGCGCGACGCCTCGGCCGACGAGCCGAACCTCGTCGTCGCGCGGGGCGAGCGCACGGTCGTGCTGCTCAACCGCTATCCGTACAACGGCGGCCACCTGCTGGTGGCGCCGAGCCGACATTGCGGGGCCCTCGAGACGCTGGCCCCGGCCGCTCGAGCCGAGATGATCGAGCTCGCGGCCGCGGGGCTGGAGATTCTCCGGGGGCTCTACCATCCCGACGGCTTCAACATGGGGATCAACCAAGGCCGCGCCGCCGGCGCGGGGATCCCCGACCACGTCCACTTCCACGTCGTCCCCCGCTGGAACGGGGACACGAACTTCATGACGACGGTGGGGGAGGGACGGGTCGTCTCGCAGGACCTCTCCCAAGTGCGCGCGGAGGTTGCGGCCGGATTCGCGGCCAGGACGTCCCGATGA
- the miaB gene encoding tRNA (N6-isopentenyl adenosine(37)-C2)-methylthiotransferase MiaB produces the protein MTGGYWIETWGCQMNEHDSEKMAGTLEGLGYVPAAAPAEADVVLLNTCAIREKAAERVRHYLDQLRPALAGRRDVIVGVCGCVAQLEGEALLRRGADLVLGPRAASRLAERLAEAKARRGIVDTTLYPDSLAVAVAARRQEGRVKAFVTIMEGCSKSCAYCVVPTTRGREASRGMDDVMAEVARAAAQGHPEIEFLGQNVNAWRCPDTGAQLGDLLRAAGAVPGVRRLRFTTSHPLQLGTPIIEAMAETPQVCEALHLPVQSGSSRILKAMRRGYDRERYLAKVDELRKRIPALALSTDVIVGFPGETEEDFAETLSLVREVGFDQMFSFVFSPRPNTVAAMMRDDTPPERKNERLVELQALQQEIQRARGEAYLGRTLEVLVESKSRRDDGEWAGRTRCGRVVNFAADGVAPGDFVEVRITAAGPVSLRGEPAAAGRGTAAETTP, from the coding sequence ATGACCGGCGGCTACTGGATCGAGACCTGGGGCTGCCAGATGAACGAGCACGACTCGGAGAAGATGGCCGGGACGCTCGAGGGGCTGGGCTACGTCCCCGCGGCGGCGCCGGCCGAGGCCGACGTCGTGCTGCTCAACACCTGCGCGATCCGCGAGAAGGCCGCCGAGCGGGTCCGCCACTACCTCGACCAGCTCCGCCCCGCCCTCGCCGGGCGCCGCGACGTGATCGTCGGCGTCTGCGGCTGCGTCGCCCAGCTCGAGGGGGAGGCGCTCCTCCGCCGCGGCGCGGACCTCGTGCTCGGGCCGCGCGCCGCGAGCCGGCTCGCCGAGCGCCTGGCCGAGGCGAAGGCCCGTCGCGGGATCGTGGACACCACGCTCTATCCGGACAGCCTCGCCGTGGCGGTCGCCGCGCGGCGTCAGGAAGGGCGGGTCAAGGCGTTCGTCACGATCATGGAAGGGTGCAGCAAGTCGTGCGCCTACTGCGTCGTTCCGACGACGCGCGGGCGCGAGGCGAGCCGCGGCATGGACGACGTCATGGCCGAGGTCGCCCGGGCGGCCGCGCAAGGTCACCCGGAGATCGAGTTCCTCGGCCAGAACGTGAACGCCTGGCGGTGCCCCGACACCGGCGCGCAGCTCGGCGATCTGCTGCGGGCCGCGGGCGCCGTCCCCGGCGTGCGTCGCCTGCGGTTCACGACGAGCCATCCGCTGCAGCTCGGGACGCCGATCATCGAGGCGATGGCCGAGACGCCGCAGGTCTGCGAGGCCCTTCACCTGCCGGTGCAAAGCGGCTCGTCGCGGATCCTCAAGGCGATGCGCCGCGGCTACGACCGCGAACGGTATTTGGCGAAAGTGGATGAGCTGCGAAAGCGTATTCCGGCGCTCGCGCTCTCCACCGACGTCATCGTCGGGTTCCCCGGCGAGACCGAAGAGGACTTCGCCGAGACCCTCTCCCTCGTCCGCGAGGTCGGCTTCGACCAGATGTTCTCCTTCGTCTTCTCCCCGCGGCCGAACACGGTCGCGGCGATGATGCGGGACGACACGCCGCCGGAGCGGAAGAACGAGCGCTTGGTCGAGCTGCAGGCGCTGCAGCAGGAGATCCAGCGGGCGCGCGGCGAGGCCTACCTCGGGCGGACGCTCGAGGTGCTGGTCGAGTCGAAGAGTCGGCGCGACGACGGCGAGTGGGCGGGGCGCACCCGCTGCGGGCGGGTCGTCAACTTCGCCGCCGACGGCGTCGCCCCGGGGGACTTCGTCGAGGTGCGGATCACCGCCGCCGGGCCGGTCAGCCTGCGCGGGGAACCGGCCGCGGCGGGGCGGGGGACGGCTGCCGAAACGACGCCTTGA
- a CDS encoding ParB/RepB/Spo0J family partition protein — MPKKGLPTDMRMRADSHFVDHITSGRSTAVGRMIEADRIDPNPTQPRREMRDLDELVGSIRERGILEPLLVRPLETGRFQIIAGERRFQAAKQVGLTMVPCVELEVDDRGCLEISLVENLQRRDLTPFEEAAAVNRLVEEFSYTHEQIARKLGRSRTSVTEILSLNRMPQTVKDACRRADITAKSTLMEIVRQPDEATMLALVAAVSSESLTRDEVRERKKDAAGAANAVQRLRPFVFRYKPRDRDFSLSLKFDRETVEPTDLIRTLEGIIADLRDDLANGRPLAPEAKGADVEAQV; from the coding sequence GTGCCTAAGAAGGGTTTGCCTACCGACATGCGGATGCGGGCCGACAGCCACTTCGTCGACCACATCACGTCCGGACGGAGCACGGCCGTCGGCCGGATGATCGAAGCCGACCGGATCGACCCGAATCCCACTCAGCCGCGCCGCGAGATGCGCGACCTGGACGAGCTCGTCGGCTCCATCCGGGAGCGGGGGATCCTCGAGCCGCTCCTCGTCCGCCCGCTCGAAACCGGCCGCTTCCAGATCATCGCCGGCGAGCGGCGTTTTCAGGCGGCCAAGCAGGTCGGGCTGACGATGGTCCCGTGCGTCGAGCTCGAAGTCGACGACCGCGGCTGCCTCGAAATCAGCCTCGTCGAGAACCTGCAGCGGCGCGACCTGACGCCATTCGAGGAGGCCGCGGCGGTCAACCGCCTGGTCGAAGAGTTCAGCTACACCCACGAGCAGATCGCCCGGAAGCTGGGGCGCTCGCGCACCAGCGTCACCGAGATCCTGAGCCTCAACCGGATGCCGCAGACGGTCAAGGATGCATGTCGGCGCGCCGACATCACCGCCAAGAGCACGCTGATGGAGATCGTGCGGCAGCCGGACGAGGCGACGATGCTGGCGCTCGTCGCCGCCGTCTCCAGCGAATCGCTCACGCGGGACGAGGTCCGGGAACGCAAGAAGGACGCCGCCGGCGCGGCGAACGCCGTCCAGCGGCTCCGGCCGTTCGTCTTCCGCTACAAGCCGCGCGACCGCGACTTCTCGCTCTCGCTGAAGTTCGACCGCGAGACCGTGGAGCCGACCGACCTGATCCGCACGTTGGAAGGCATCATCGCCGACCTGCGGGACGATCTGGCGAACGGCCGCCCGCTCGCGCCGGAAGCGAAGGGCGCGGACGTCGAGGCCCAAGTCTGA
- the scpB gene encoding SMC-Scp complex subunit ScpB — translation MSAGDTVLPREDDGLDILGVLEAMLFASTEPLQLEEIKVALPGLDDARLEHALASLAHALEGEGRGLKLEKVAGGFRLVTRPDLAPQLRALFRFRNQKRLTPAALDVLAIVAYAQPVTAPEIQEIRGTDPSYALRTLIDRRLVRMVGRKRVVGRPILYGTTRDFLLHFGLDSLEDLPPVEGFGTRVAPAQGRLFPVTADDMEPLGEEVDLAKELPVPDPAAQGADGAEATLIDAPTADDAEPAVEEDEDEAEAEEDGEDEAEGGEAPEASPDGEECPAEEMQQTAPASEGAAAEETDADAAAEEAAPAAEDQDRG, via the coding sequence ATGAGCGCCGGCGACACCGTCCTCCCGCGCGAGGACGACGGGCTCGACATCTTGGGCGTGCTCGAGGCGATGCTCTTCGCCTCGACCGAGCCGTTGCAGCTCGAGGAGATCAAGGTCGCGCTCCCGGGGCTCGACGACGCGCGGCTGGAGCACGCGCTGGCGTCGCTCGCCCACGCGCTGGAAGGGGAGGGGCGCGGGCTGAAGCTGGAGAAGGTCGCCGGCGGCTTCCGCCTCGTGACCCGGCCCGACCTCGCGCCGCAGCTCCGCGCGCTCTTCCGCTTCCGCAACCAGAAGCGGCTCACCCCCGCCGCGCTCGACGTGCTGGCGATCGTCGCCTACGCCCAGCCGGTGACGGCGCCGGAGATCCAGGAGATCCGCGGGACCGATCCGAGCTACGCGCTGCGCACGCTGATCGACCGCCGCCTCGTGCGGATGGTCGGGCGGAAGCGGGTCGTCGGCCGGCCGATCCTCTACGGCACGACGCGCGACTTTCTGCTCCACTTCGGGCTCGACAGCCTCGAGGACCTGCCGCCGGTCGAAGGGTTCGGCACGCGGGTCGCGCCGGCGCAGGGCCGGCTGTTCCCGGTGACGGCCGACGACATGGAGCCGCTCGGGGAAGAGGTCGATCTCGCCAAGGAGCTGCCGGTCCCCGATCCCGCGGCCCAGGGCGCGGACGGCGCCGAGGCGACGCTGATCGACGCGCCGACGGCCGACGACGCCGAGCCCGCGGTCGAAGAAGACGAAGACGAGGCCGAGGCCGAAGAAGACGGCGAGGACGAGGCCGAAGGCGGCGAGGCGCCGGAGGCGTCGCCGGACGGCGAGGAGTGCCCCGCCGAAGAGATGCAGCAGACCGCCCCCGCGTCGGAAGGCGCCGCGGCGGAAGAGACGGACGCGGACGCCGCGGCCGAGGAGGCCGCCCCCGCGGCCGAGGACCAGGACCGTGGCTGA
- a CDS encoding bifunctional nuclease family protein, producing the protein MQREMRVQGLLIDPITNMPIVVLRDPRTDAKLPIWVGVFEANAIAVELEKIRTPRPMTHDLLREALRQLGAKLVRVAVVDLQDNTFYAALELETPFGPKTLDARPSDAIALALRCQAPILVDERVVEAAQRIDLTQGRQDAERFRAWLESLDEGQFGKYEI; encoded by the coding sequence ATGCAGCGCGAAATGCGCGTCCAGGGACTCCTGATCGACCCGATCACGAACATGCCGATCGTGGTCCTCAGGGATCCGCGGACCGATGCCAAGCTGCCGATCTGGGTCGGCGTCTTCGAGGCGAACGCGATCGCGGTCGAACTCGAGAAGATCCGCACGCCGCGCCCGATGACCCACGACCTCCTGCGCGAGGCGCTCCGGCAACTGGGCGCGAAGCTGGTCCGCGTGGCCGTCGTCGATCTGCAGGACAACACCTTCTACGCCGCCTTGGAGCTCGAGACCCCCTTCGGGCCGAAGACGCTCGACGCCCGCCCCTCCGACGCGATCGCCCTGGCGCTGCGGTGCCAGGCGCCGATCCTCGTCGACGAACGGGTGGTGGAGGCGGCGCAGCGGATCGACCTGACGCAGGGACGCCAGGACGCCGAGCGGTTCCGCGCCTGGCTGGAGAGTCTTGACGAGGGTCAGTTCGGCAAGTACGAGATCTGA
- a CDS encoding HEAT repeat domain-containing protein, whose amino-acid sequence MAHRLANGAIVVVADVETVEGKAHLAVREVLRGSGIGRRLTIAFRALNFGRSSGEAKFTVETGERAVFVLDVPRDSSGDPEAVDYLSPAGGAAGKIPVTGEGGEAILQASRSIVAAQDADDQAAAEAALPVWLDGANPWLVDAALEVCARLGAPTRAAAEAVARRAGDADPRRRARAAKALGAALASGRLAPTEAGDQAVSEAREALVRLARTDEDAAVRRAAVRYLARAGVPRAAELLAAAAREDPSQDVRYEAAAALAELSPPPR is encoded by the coding sequence TTGGCGCATCGTCTGGCGAACGGCGCGATCGTCGTCGTCGCCGACGTGGAGACGGTCGAGGGGAAGGCGCACCTCGCGGTGCGCGAAGTGCTCCGCGGATCCGGGATCGGCCGCCGCCTCACGATCGCCTTCCGCGCCCTCAACTTCGGGCGGTCGAGCGGCGAGGCGAAGTTCACGGTGGAGACCGGCGAACGCGCGGTCTTCGTCCTCGACGTGCCGCGCGACAGTTCCGGCGATCCCGAGGCGGTGGACTACCTCTCTCCGGCCGGCGGCGCCGCGGGGAAGATTCCCGTGACCGGCGAGGGCGGGGAGGCGATCCTGCAGGCGAGCCGCTCGATCGTCGCCGCGCAGGACGCGGACGACCAGGCGGCCGCCGAGGCGGCGCTGCCGGTCTGGCTCGACGGCGCGAACCCGTGGCTCGTCGACGCCGCGCTCGAAGTCTGCGCGCGTCTCGGCGCGCCGACGCGCGCGGCGGCCGAGGCGGTCGCGCGCCGCGCCGGCGACGCCGATCCGCGGCGGCGCGCCCGCGCGGCGAAGGCGCTCGGCGCCGCGCTCGCGAGCGGCCGGCTCGCGCCGACGGAGGCGGGGGACCAAGCCGTCTCCGAGGCGCGCGAGGCGCTGGTGCGTCTGGCGCGGACCGACGAGGACGCCGCGGTGCGCCGCGCCGCGGTCCGCTACCTCGCCCGCGCCGGCGTGCCCCGCGCGGCCGAACTGCTCGCCGCCGCGGCGAGGGAGGACCCCTCGCAGGACGTGCGCTACGAGGCCGCGGCGGCGTTGGCCGAGCTTTCTCCGCCGCCGCGCTAG
- a CDS encoding 30S ribosomal protein S1, protein MESENTPRKAEPAEELDFATLLEQYSPQENIAEGAVVKGRVIKVLDEIVVVDIGYKREGAINRAEFRGPMGEPLPIEEGAQVEAVLESLEEEGDYYNLSKEKAERLKVWERVENAYRTGEILVGKVQDRIKGGLSVDIGVRAFLPGSLVDMRPVRNLEAYKDQEVRVRVIKMNRRRGNIVVSRKHVLEEENAEKKKVTLETLAEGTRVHGLVKNITEYGAFIDLGGIDGLLHVTDMSWGRVSHPTEVVKLGDEVEVVILKFDREKERVSLGMKQLQPDPWENAAEKYPLLSRVRGKVVSLTDYGAFVELEEGIEGLIHVSEMSWTKRVKHPSKLLNVADEVEAVVLEVDEANRRLSLGLKQTQPNPWSVIQEKYRVGDVIHGVVRNIADFGAFIEVEEGVDGLVHISDLTWNRRVKHPAELLKKGQEVEAKILKIDTENQRLSLSVKDLLPDVWQEFVKRYHVGDILEGKIVRLTDFGAFVELTDGVEGLVHVSEMSHERLEKPADKFQVGQTVRVKILRTEPEERKIGLSIKAAADELGEKELSAYQAERREEERASSITLGDVAGTLRALQDKMAAREEKKDGEGK, encoded by the coding sequence ATGGAAAGCGAAAACACGCCCCGCAAGGCGGAGCCGGCCGAAGAGCTGGATTTCGCCACCCTGCTGGAGCAGTACAGCCCGCAGGAGAACATCGCCGAAGGCGCCGTCGTCAAGGGCCGCGTGATCAAGGTCCTGGACGAGATCGTCGTCGTGGACATCGGCTACAAGCGCGAAGGCGCGATCAACCGCGCCGAGTTCCGCGGGCCGATGGGCGAGCCCCTTCCGATCGAGGAAGGCGCGCAGGTCGAGGCCGTCCTGGAGTCGCTGGAAGAGGAAGGCGACTACTACAACCTCTCCAAGGAAAAGGCCGAGCGCCTCAAGGTCTGGGAACGGGTCGAGAACGCCTACCGCACCGGCGAGATCCTCGTCGGCAAGGTCCAGGACCGGATCAAGGGCGGCCTGTCGGTGGACATCGGCGTCCGCGCGTTCCTGCCGGGCTCGCTGGTCGACATGCGCCCCGTGCGGAACCTCGAGGCGTACAAGGACCAGGAAGTCCGGGTCCGCGTGATCAAGATGAACCGCCGCCGGGGCAACATCGTCGTCTCCCGCAAGCACGTGCTCGAGGAGGAGAACGCCGAGAAGAAGAAGGTGACGCTGGAGACGCTGGCCGAAGGGACGCGGGTCCACGGCCTCGTCAAGAACATCACCGAGTACGGCGCCTTCATCGACCTGGGCGGGATCGACGGCCTGCTCCACGTGACCGACATGTCGTGGGGCCGCGTCAGCCATCCGACCGAAGTCGTGAAGCTGGGCGACGAGGTCGAGGTCGTGATCCTGAAGTTCGACCGCGAGAAGGAGCGGGTGAGCCTCGGGATGAAGCAGCTGCAGCCCGATCCGTGGGAGAACGCCGCCGAGAAGTACCCGCTGCTCTCCCGCGTCCGCGGCAAGGTCGTGTCGCTGACCGACTACGGCGCATTCGTCGAGCTCGAAGAGGGGATCGAAGGGCTGATCCACGTCTCCGAGATGTCCTGGACGAAGCGCGTCAAGCACCCCAGCAAGCTCCTCAACGTGGCCGACGAGGTCGAGGCGGTGGTGCTGGAGGTCGACGAGGCCAACCGGCGTCTGTCGCTGGGCCTCAAGCAGACGCAGCCGAACCCCTGGTCGGTGATCCAGGAGAAGTACCGCGTCGGCGACGTCATCCACGGCGTGGTGCGGAACATCGCCGACTTCGGCGCCTTCATCGAGGTCGAGGAAGGGGTGGACGGGCTCGTCCACATCTCCGACCTGACCTGGAACCGCCGCGTCAAGCACCCGGCCGAGCTGCTCAAGAAGGGGCAGGAGGTCGAGGCCAAGATCCTGAAGATCGACACCGAGAACCAGCGGCTGTCGCTGTCGGTCAAGGACCTGCTGCCGGACGTCTGGCAGGAGTTCGTCAAGCGCTACCACGTGGGCGACATCCTCGAGGGGAAGATCGTCCGCCTCACCGACTTCGGCGCCTTCGTCGAGCTGACCGACGGCGTCGAGGGGCTGGTCCACGTCTCCGAGATGTCGCACGAGCGGCTCGAGAAGCCGGCGGACAAGTTCCAGGTCGGGCAGACGGTGCGGGTCAAGATCCTGAGGACCGAGCCCGAGGAGCGGAAGATCGGCCTGTCGATCAAGGCGGCCGCCGACGAACTGGGCGAGAAGGAGCTCTCCGCTTACCAGGCCGAGCGCCGGGAAGAGGAGCGCGCGTCGTCGATCACGCTCGGCGACGTCGCCGGCACCCTGCGCGCGCTGCAGGACAAGATGGCCGCGCGCGAAGAGAAGAAGGACGGCGAGGGTAAATGA
- a CDS encoding cyclic nucleotide-binding domain-containing protein, which produces MTVDPIKARTVPYRAGERIVSAGESGACLFVVQGGLVRLTRRGVAAPVEVGTLEKGDIFGESALIEGRPYGVDAEAATDCEVLELGPRTFDKMLRGHPEIAVRLLRQLAGRLERIEERLAAGAPSAPPAAAVEAASVPATAAAAAPARPAAPAKPRAARLTVEGNAVVFPLSGGEMLVGRYDPVTETQPEIDLGALDTKRSVSRRHARLFERDGVWHVVEEGGALNGTFVNGVKLQQGRPAPLSDGDTVSLGMVRLVFRES; this is translated from the coding sequence ATGACGGTCGATCCGATCAAAGCCCGCACGGTTCCGTACCGCGCCGGCGAGCGCATCGTCTCGGCGGGCGAATCGGGCGCCTGCCTCTTCGTCGTGCAGGGGGGGCTCGTGCGCCTCACGCGGCGCGGCGTCGCCGCGCCGGTCGAAGTCGGGACGCTCGAGAAAGGGGACATCTTCGGCGAGTCCGCGCTGATCGAAGGGCGTCCTTACGGCGTCGACGCCGAGGCGGCCACCGACTGCGAGGTCCTCGAACTCGGCCCGCGCACGTTCGACAAGATGCTCCGCGGCCATCCCGAGATCGCCGTGCGGCTGCTGCGGCAGCTCGCCGGACGGCTGGAGCGGATCGAGGAGCGGCTCGCGGCCGGCGCGCCCTCGGCGCCCCCCGCCGCGGCCGTCGAAGCCGCCTCCGTTCCGGCGACGGCGGCCGCCGCGGCGCCCGCGCGCCCCGCCGCGCCGGCGAAGCCGCGCGCCGCGCGCCTGACGGTCGAAGGAAACGCGGTCGTCTTCCCGCTGAGCGGCGGCGAGATGCTCGTCGGCCGCTACGATCCGGTCACCGAGACGCAGCCGGAGATCGACCTCGGGGCGCTCGACACGAAGCGTTCGGTCAGCCGCCGCCACGCGCGCCTCTTCGAGCGCGACGGCGTGTGGCACGTCGTCGAGGAAGGGGGCGCGCTCAACGGCACCTTCGTCAACGGCGTGAAGCTGCAGCAGGGTCGGCCGGCGCCCCTCTCCGACGGCGACACCGTTTCGCTGGGGATGGTCCGGCTCGTCTTCCGCGAGTCGTAG